The Methanofollis sp. genome contains the following window.
GGGAAGCGGTCGAAGGCGTCGACCAGGTGGGCATAGTCCCTCCCCTTCGGGTGCCGTTCCAGTATCTCCTCCATCGAGAGTTCTTCCTGGAAGTCGAGGGGGACGAAGCGGCGGTCGCGGGGTGCGGCAAGATAGCGGAAGGGCGGTCTGACCCTGTCGAGGTCGTGGACGCCGATCGCCACCTTCCGCCTGCCCCGGCCGATCGCCCAGTGGAGGGACTCCTGCAGGCCCATCAGGCTCTCGATCCCGGCCTCGTCCAGACGGACGTTCCTGATCACGGCGGAGCCGAGATAGGGGCGGATCTGACGGAGGGCCGGGTCGACGGTGAAGGAGATGCCCGAGGGAGTGACCGGGTACTCCGGGAGGCCCTCCTCGATCCCGAGGAATCCGCGCATCGCCCTTGCCACGCCTTCGGTCGAGTACAGGTCCACACGGTCGGGGAAGAACTCCACGTCCACGTGGTCGTCGAAGGTCCGCTCGATGTCGGAACCGATCATCGGCAGGCGCTCCAGGATCGTCTTCCTGTCGGTGCCGGTGAGGCGTTCGAGATATGCGTAGTTGAGGGATATGATTGCCATGTCTCACTCCTCCTTCCTGATCACAGGGCTCTCCCTGATCCAGTCGATGTCGCTCCGATACAGTTGCCTGAGGTCTTTCAGGCCCAGCTTCAGCATCGCCACGCGGGAGATGCCGAGGCCCCATGCAAGGACCGGCGTCTCGATACCCCAGGGGGCGGTGACCTCCTCCCTGAAGATACCGGCGCCGCCGAGTTCCACCCAGCCGAGGCCGTCCACCCAGACCTCGGGCTCGACCGAGGGCTCGGTGTACGGGAAGTAGCCGGGGCGGAAGCGGACGTTCTCAAAGCCCATCCTCCCGTAGAACTCCTTGAGGTAGCCGAGGAGGTGGCGGAAGGAGACGTCCTCGTCCATGACGATCCCCTCGAGCTGCTCGAACTCGGGGGTGTGGGTCGGGTCGATCGCCTCGCGCCTGTAGACACGGCCGAGGGCGAAGGCCTTGACAGGGGGTTCGGGGTGGTCGATGAGGTACCTGATGGAGAAGGGGGTGGTGTGGGTGCGGAGCACGCACTGCTGCGGGACCTCGGTGCTCCAGACGCCGCCCCATCCCGTCGACGAGGTCGTGCCGCCGTGCTCGTGCATGTCGCGCACGCCCTCATATCCCGCGGGCAGGGGCTCTTTCATGTCCAGGTAGAAGGTGTCCTGCATCTCGCGGGCCGGGTGGTCCTGCGGCTGGAAGAGGGCGTCGAAGTCCCAGAAGGCGGAGAGGACGATCTCGCCCTGCATCTCCACAAAGCCCATGTCCAGGAGGATCCTCTTCACCTCGTCGATGATCCTCTGGTACGGGTGGGACTTGCCCGGCCAGACGCGCTTTGGCGGCGTCGAGAGGCTGTACTTTCTCAGGTTCGCGGTCCGCCAGGAACCGTCGAGGATCTGCTCCCGCGTCAGGGTGCCTGTCTCCTCGACGAGGTCGAGGCCGGCGGCGACAAGGGCGCGGCCCTCCGGCGTGATCGCGATCCTGTAGGCCACCTCTTCGTGCTCCTCGACGAGGTTCCTCTTCAGGAGTTCGGCGATGCCCGGCATCCCCTCCTTCGGGTCTGCAAGGGCGACCTCGTCCTCGCCCGGCGCGGCCTCGCCCGTCTTCTCCGCGACGCCCTTCGTGATCGCGATCCAGCCCTTCTTCCTGAGCCAGCCGATCCCGATCCTGGAGAGGGGATGGCCCTGGAGGTCCTTCATCGAGATGGAGCCCTCGAAGGAGTCCAGGATCTGCCTCTCGGGGAGACCGTGCTCCCTGTACTCCGTCCCCTCGGGGGTGAGGGAATAGGTCTTCGCGCTCGTCCGCGTCACCGCGGCCAGGCCGCGGTCGGCGCAGAGGTGGGCATGCTGGACGGCCGCCTCCTCGGTCGTGCCGAGGGCCGCGGCCAGGGCGGCCGCACTGCCCTCGCCCATCGGAGCAAGGGCGACAAGGAGCCGCTTTTCATTCAGGGTGAGATCTGCCATTATCCATCCACCAGGTGTGCTGTTTCGTCCATCTTCTCTCTGAGATCCATTAAGTACTCCTTCGTCCTCTCGAAGGTCTCCTTCTTGCAGGTGCCGCACATCATCTCGCCGGCCCGGCACTTCCTGCAGATCTCGGCGAGTTCCCCGTCGTCAGGGGCCATGTGGAAGAGGTTGAGGAGATAGACAGAGCACTTCTCCGGTTCGCCGCCGAGTTTCTTCTGCTCTTCAAGGGTCATGCGCCCGCCGGTGAGGGAGGCCATCACCTTTTTCTTGAGGTCTTTCTCCGTCTCCCAGAAGGAGATGAAACTCTCCGGCACGCTCGACGACATCTTGCCGCCCTGCAGGCCCGGCATGAAGGTGTGGTAGGTGGCCGAGGGGAGGACGAAGCCGAAACCGCCCTGCTCGATCTCGATCGCCCGCACCTTCTCCTCGACAGCATCGCAGGAGGCGCCCGGGATATCCACGTGGCCCTCGTACTTTTTCGAGCCGGGGAAGGCACGGTGGACGGCCTCGATCGCCGCTTCGGGTGCGTTCTTCGAGCGGACGCTGATGCAGCCGTCCCGGCGTTCGACCAGGAACATCCGGAGTTTATAGGCGACGTCGCGGGTCAGCCTGATATGGGGGTCCTGGTCGATCCCGACAGGGACGACGGTGGGGGAGGGGCCGCAGTCGAGCTGCGGGAAGAGGATGTCCCCCACCTGGGTTGCCACGCTCATCGCGTGGGCGAGGGCGGTATCCTGCGTAAAGCCGTAGATCGCCTGAAGTTCGGAGAAGTTGATCTTCGTCGCCGCCTCGAAGGCGAGGTCTTTCAGGCGTGTGTTCTCGCTCTGGTAGTAGGTCGTCCCCTCATAGCCGAGGGCGTACAGGCAGGCGAGGTATTCCCGGCCGTACTCCCTGCACTGCGTCCACGACATCCCGCGGACGGCGTGGGCCTCGCGGTCGGCGACGCCGATATAGCCTCTGCCACCCTGCTGCACATGCCAGACCACCTCTTTCATCACCATGAGGTGGCCGAGGTGCGGGTGGCCCGAGGGCATGAACCCGGTCATGACATTGAATGGCGATCCTGTCCGGATCGCATCGGCGATCCTCCCGTAGTCACGGTGCCCCACGACGATCCCCCGCCGCATGAAGGACGGGACCTCGGGGAGGCCTGAGGTGGCGGTGCCAATCGGTTCGATGCCGAAATCGGAGAAGAGTTTTTCGACATCGACCGTCTGGCTGCTGGCCCATGGATTGATCCCCTGCTGCATAAGTCAGATCTCACAGTTTTATTCGTGCAAATTCGATATACTGAATGCCGTCCATATGTACACAGGCAAACAACATCTTCTTTTTGACACTGTGCGCCAGGCGGACCGAGCGTGAAATGACGGCCATGGTGAGGGCGGTGCCTGAGGGAATGGCATGGGCGAGCATGAGAGAGTGCTTGACCCCTTCGCCATAGACCCTGAAGTGGTGGCCGAACTTGTACCCGGTCTTCGGCGCATAGCCGCGCCTGCGCAGGTCGGTATAGACGACGACCTTCTCTGCAAGTTCGCCGTCGGTCGCAGCGGCGACGGCATGATACCTGTCGTGGCCAAAAGGCGAACCTTCCTGACCGAGGGTGAGCCTGCCCTCGTCCATGAGGAAGAGTGCCTCCACCGGGGAGAGCATGGTCAGCTCGGGATCGAGGGGTTTGCCATAGCCTTCAGTCTCGAGCCAGGGGGCGGCCGCGGCTCTCACCAGGACGACCGCACCGAAAGCCTCGCCTTCCACCGTCGCCGTCGCTCCGGGTGTCTCCGAACCGGCGAGGTGGTTGGTCTTCACCTCATAGTAGGTGAGTTCGCCCTCGTCGTCCACCGCCGCTATAAGGTACTGCTTGCGCATATTCCCGGCCGTCGCCACTTCGGCGACGATACGGTCGAAGTCCACCAGGTCGCGTTCGGCGAGCACCCGGATCAGGTACAGGGACTGACCCTTGCCCGGCCTCTCGCCGCGTTTGAAGACCCGGAAGTCATGCGGCCCGGTCTGGAGGGCGTAGCCTCTCTCCCTGAGATCGCGGTAAACGAGGTACCGCCGGAAAAAACCCGGCTCTCGGGAGAGTTCTGTAAGGAGGCCGGAGAAATCGAAGCCTTCAAGGTCGATCCTCTTCCGCCAGAGGAGGTACAGTCCCTCCTCCGGGGAGAGACGGAGCCCGCCCTTCTCAGGCCGCCCGTAGCCCCCGCTCTCATAGAGCGAGGTGTCCTGTTTCAGATAGAGGTTGCTGCCGTCGAATGTTGCCTTCACGTGAAAGATACGTGGGGTGGCAGGGAATATATAGAAGACGACCTGCCCCACGGGCAGGTCGTCTGCCATGTTCAGGGCAGGATTACCCGGGATAACAAAATTATGAGAGAAAAATATGATAATCAGGGAATAGATATTCAGGATGGCGATCCGGCCCAATAAACAGTCATGGTGGAAGAATATTTCCTTCACCAGAACGACTATTACCACCTGATACCAAATCATTCGGGGCAGAGAGTTGAAGACGATGCCACGTATTTTAATCACAGATGACTCGTCCTTTCAGAGAA
Protein-coding sequences here:
- a CDS encoding phenylalanine--tRNA ligase subunit alpha, whose protein sequence is MADLTLNEKRLLVALAPMGEGSAAALAAALGTTEEAAVQHAHLCADRGLAAVTRTSAKTYSLTPEGTEYREHGLPERQILDSFEGSISMKDLQGHPLSRIGIGWLRKKGWIAITKGVAEKTGEAAPGEDEVALADPKEGMPGIAELLKRNLVEEHEEVAYRIAITPEGRALVAAGLDLVEETGTLTREQILDGSWRTANLRKYSLSTPPKRVWPGKSHPYQRIIDEVKRILLDMGFVEMQGEIVLSAFWDFDALFQPQDHPAREMQDTFYLDMKEPLPAGYEGVRDMHEHGGTTSSTGWGGVWSTEVPQQCVLRTHTTPFSIRYLIDHPEPPVKAFALGRVYRREAIDPTHTPEFEQLEGIVMDEDVSFRHLLGYLKEFYGRMGFENVRFRPGYFPYTEPSVEPEVWVDGLGWVELGGAGIFREEVTAPWGIETPVLAWGLGISRVAMLKLGLKDLRQLYRSDIDWIRESPVIRKEE
- a CDS encoding tryptophan--tRNA ligase yields the protein MQQGINPWASSQTVDVEKLFSDFGIEPIGTATSGLPEVPSFMRRGIVVGHRDYGRIADAIRTGSPFNVMTGFMPSGHPHLGHLMVMKEVVWHVQQGGRGYIGVADREAHAVRGMSWTQCREYGREYLACLYALGYEGTTYYQSENTRLKDLAFEAATKINFSELQAIYGFTQDTALAHAMSVATQVGDILFPQLDCGPSPTVVPVGIDQDPHIRLTRDVAYKLRMFLVERRDGCISVRSKNAPEAAIEAVHRAFPGSKKYEGHVDIPGASCDAVEEKVRAIEIEQGGFGFVLPSATYHTFMPGLQGGKMSSSVPESFISFWETEKDLKKKVMASLTGGRMTLEEQKKLGGEPEKCSVYLLNLFHMAPDDGELAEICRKCRAGEMMCGTCKKETFERTKEYLMDLREKMDETAHLVDG
- the endA gene encoding tRNA-intron lyase, producing MADDLPVGQVVFYIFPATPRIFHVKATFDGSNLYLKQDTSLYESGGYGRPEKGGLRLSPEEGLYLLWRKRIDLEGFDFSGLLTELSREPGFFRRYLVYRDLRERGYALQTGPHDFRVFKRGERPGKGQSLYLIRVLAERDLVDFDRIVAEVATAGNMRKQYLIAAVDDEGELTYYEVKTNHLAGSETPGATATVEGEAFGAVVLVRAAAAPWLETEGYGKPLDPELTMLSPVEALFLMDEGRLTLGQEGSPFGHDRYHAVAAATDGELAEKVVVYTDLRRRGYAPKTGYKFGHHFRVYGEGVKHSLMLAHAIPSGTALTMAVISRSVRLAHSVKKKMLFACVHMDGIQYIEFARIKL